A single region of the Vicinamibacteria bacterium genome encodes:
- a CDS encoding DUF937 domain-containing protein, translating to MSEIMDILGQALGGPVVGEMSRSIGAGRDQTAAAIGAALPLLLGALSKNASSGGGAASLYGALDRDHDGSVLDDVVGFFDGPSQGAGDAILGHVLGNRRPGVETGISKASGLDAAKVAQLLSLLAPLVMGALAKAQRQRGLDAGGLSSFLQDERRSTEKAAPDVMSSLGRLLDADADGSALDDVAQIGSGLLGALFKR from the coding sequence ATGTCCGAAATAATGGACATTTTGGGTCAAGCTCTCGGTGGACCCGTCGTCGGGGAGATGAGTCGGTCGATCGGGGCCGGAAGAGATCAAACTGCCGCGGCCATTGGTGCGGCGCTTCCCCTGCTCCTGGGTGCTTTGTCCAAGAACGCCTCCTCCGGCGGAGGTGCCGCGAGTCTGTACGGTGCGCTCGATCGCGATCATGACGGAAGCGTCCTCGACGACGTCGTGGGATTCTTCGATGGGCCTTCTCAGGGCGCCGGGGACGCGATCCTCGGCCACGTGCTCGGGAACCGGCGTCCGGGAGTGGAGACGGGTATCAGCAAGGCGAGCGGTCTCGACGCCGCCAAGGTCGCTCAGCTCCTGAGCCTGCTCGCGCCGCTCGTCATGGGTGCGCTCGCCAAAGCCCAGCGGCAGCGGGGGCTGGATGCAGGCGGGTTGTCCTCGTTTCTCCAAGACGAACGGCGAAGCACCGAGAAAGCGGCGCCCGACGTGATGAGCTCGCTCGGTCGGCTGCTCGATGCCGACGCCGACGGGTCCGCGCTCGATGACGTTGCCCAAATCGGCTCGGGACTTCTCGGAGCTCTTTTCAAACGGTGA
- the lysM gene encoding peptidoglycan-binding protein LysM, with the protein MGILDFVLGAGEKLFGGTKESDQERSAKLENRVRKLGLEVEALRIDVKGDTATVKGKAASQSVREKILLAVGNTNGIAKVDDRLDVVEKKKEPEAQFYTVVKGDSLSKIAKTYYGDAMKYPVIFEANKPMLTDPDKIYPGQVLRIPPATN; encoded by the coding sequence GTGGGAATTCTCGATTTCGTGCTCGGTGCGGGCGAGAAGCTCTTCGGGGGGACGAAAGAGTCCGACCAGGAGCGCTCTGCCAAGCTGGAGAATCGAGTCAGGAAGCTCGGCCTCGAGGTCGAGGCGCTGAGGATCGATGTCAAAGGCGATACGGCGACGGTCAAGGGGAAGGCCGCCTCACAGTCGGTCCGGGAGAAGATCCTGCTCGCCGTCGGAAACACGAATGGGATTGCCAAGGTCGACGACCGTCTCGACGTCGTCGAGAAGAAGAAAGAACCCGAGGCGCAGTTCTACACCGTGGTGAAAGGCGACAGTCTTTCCAAGATCGCGAAGACCTACTACGGCGACGCGATGAAATATCCCGTCATCTTCGAAGCCAATAAGCCCATGCTGACCGATCCGGACAAGATCTATCCCGGTCAAGTATTGCGGATCCCTCCCGCGACGAATTGA